Proteins from a genomic interval of Brienomyrus brachyistius isolate T26 unplaced genomic scaffold, BBRACH_0.4 scaffold34, whole genome shotgun sequence:
- the LOC125721547 gene encoding uncharacterized protein LOC125721547 isoform X1, giving the protein MEGVPEGVWAAILDNPDLPGLEFGVWKMGGGSSTELVVEQERRPELLKEQWRNVVWNPSTRKDLVKYIQDYKPLIDSVPQARILLIGQITAGKSSFFNSINSIFRGNITSQADVGFVGTSLTLKYRTYEVKAGREGQPLGFLLCDTMGLEATANGGVKTEDIERILNGYIPDDYQFNPASPWQPGAGQTELQIKDRIHCVVYVIDSSTLGIMATEMKKKVDEIRKKTSFQDVPLLVLLTHVDRACPHVEKDLKKVYHSCYIKDMIYRASGCLGIRPSNVIPVKNYHDESELNNTCDILLLKAMKQMLDFADNYFDNCQKVGVGKMGSGSSTPVTEENKPELLGKAWRDVVWDHSTRTDLKQYLQDYKPTIDSVPQARILLIGHITAGKSSFFNSINSIFRGNITSQAAVGEMKTSLTLKYHTYQYHTYQVKAGRGGQPLGFLLCDTMGLEAREDGGVRTEDIESILKGHVPDKYQFNPVQPMKADNYQAWSTLALKDRIHCVVYVMDASTTGIVDQGMKNKIDEIRKRTNSAEVPLLVLLTHVDKACPHVEEDLKKVYHSCYIKDMIYRASGCLGILPSNVIPVKNYHDESELNDTCDILLLKAMKQMLDFADNYFDSWEEDTE; this is encoded by the exons ATGGAGGGGGTTCCAGAGGGGGTGTGGGCTGCGATCCTGGACAACCCAGACTTACCAG GTCTGGAATTtggtgtttggaaaatgggaggCGGCAGCAGTACTGaacttgtggtggaacaggagaGGAGACCAGAGCTCCTTAAAGAACAATGGAGGAATGTTGTGTGGAACCCTAG CACAAGAAAGGACCTTGTGAAATACATACAGGATTACAAGCCCCTTATTGATTCAGTGCCTCAGGCTCGGATTCTTCTCATTGGTCAGATTACAGCTGGAAAATCAAGCTTCTTCAACTCCATCAACTCTATCTTCCGTGGCAACATAACAAGCCAAGCTGACGTAGGATTTGTAGGAACAAGCCTGACCTTGAAG TATCGCACTTACGAGGTGAAGGCAGGTCGAGAAGGACAGCCTCTGGGATTCCTCCTGTGTGACACCATGGGATTGGAGGCAACTGCGAATGGAGGGGTGAAAACTGAAGATATTGAGAGGATCCTGAATGGCTACATACCGGACGATTACCAG TTCAACCCTgcatcaccatggcaacctgGTGCTGGTCAGACAGAGTTACAAATTAAGGACAGGATCCACTGTGTGGTGTATGTGATAGACAGCTCAACATTAGGAATTATGGCTACAGAAATGAAGAAGAAAGTTGATGAAATCCGAAAGAAAACTAGTTTTCAAG ATGTGCCTCTATTGGTGCTACTGACCCATGTGGACAGAGCGTGCCCGCATGTGGAAAAGGACTTGAAGAAGGTGTATCACAGCTGCTACATAAAGGATATG atcTACAGAGCTAGCGGGTGTCTGGGCATCCGACCATCAAATGTGATTCCAGTGAAGAATTACCATGATGAGAGTGAGCTGAATAATACCTGTGACATCCTGCTCCTCAAGGCCATGAAGCAGATGCTGgactttgctgacaattactttgacaacT GTCAGAAAGTTGGTGTTGGGAAAATGGGAAGTGGGAGCAGTACCCCAGTGACAGAGGAGAACAAACCAGAGCTCCTTGGTAAAGCTTGGAGGGATGTTGTGTGGGACCACAG CACACGAACTGATCTCAAGCAATACCTGCAAGATTACAAGCCCACTATCGATTCAGTGCCTCAGGCTCGGATTCTTCTAATTGGTCATATTACAGCTGGAAAATCAAGCTTCTTCAACTCCATCAACTCTATCTTCCGTGGCAACATTACAAGCCAAGCTGCAGTAGGAGAAATGAAAACCAGCCTGACCTTGAAG TATCACACTTACCAG TATCACACTTACCAGGTGAAAGCGGGCCGAGGCGGACAGCCTCTGGGATTCCTACTGTGTGACACCATGGGACTGGAAGCAAGGGAGGATGGAGGGGTGAGAACTGAAGATATTGAGAGCATCCTGAAGGGCCACGTTCCAGACAAGTACCAG ttcaaCCCTGTGCAGCCAATGAAAGCTGATAACTATCAGGCATGGAGCACATTGGCTCTTAAGGACAGGATCCACTGTGTGGTGTATGTGATGGACGCCTCCACAACTGGAATTGTGGACCAAGGAATGAAGAATAAAATTGATGAAATCAGAAAGAGAACTAACTCGGCAG AGGTCCCTCTATTGGTGCTACTGACCCATGTGGACAAAGCGTGCCCGCATGTGGAAGAGGACTTGAAGAAGGTGTATCACAGCTGCTACATAAAGGATATG atcTACAGAGCTAGCGGGTGTCTGGGCATCTTACCATCAAATGTGATTCCAGTGAAGAATTACCATGATGAGAGTGAGCTGAATGACACCTGTGACATCCTGCTCCTCAAGGCCATGAAGCAGATGCTGgactttgctgacaattactttgacagctgggaggaagacacagagtag
- the LOC125721547 gene encoding uncharacterized protein LOC125721547 isoform X2, whose product MEGVPEGVWAAILDNPDLPGLEFGVWKMGGGSSTELVVEQERRPELLKEQWRNVVWNPSTRKDLVKYIQDYKPLIDSVPQARILLIGQITAGKSSFFNSINSIFRGNITSQADVGFVGTSLTLKYRTYEVKAGREGQPLGFLLCDTMGLEATANGGVKTEDIERILNGYIPDDYQFNPASPWQPGAGQTELQIKDRIHCVVYVIDSSTLGIMATEMKKKVDEIRKKTSFQDVPLLVLLTHVDRACPHVEKDLKKVYHSCYIKDMIYRASGCLGIRPSNVIPVKNYHDESELNNTCDILLLKAMKQMLDFADNYFDNCQKVGVGKMGSGSSTPVTEENKPELLGKAWRDVVWDHSTRTDLKQYLQDYKPTIDSVPQARILLIGHITAGKSSFFNSINSIFRGNITSQAAVGEMKTSLTLKYHTYQVKAGRGGQPLGFLLCDTMGLEAREDGGVRTEDIESILKGHVPDKYQFNPVQPMKADNYQAWSTLALKDRIHCVVYVMDASTTGIVDQGMKNKIDEIRKRTNSAEVPLLVLLTHVDKACPHVEEDLKKVYHSCYIKDMIYRASGCLGILPSNVIPVKNYHDESELNDTCDILLLKAMKQMLDFADNYFDSWEEDTE is encoded by the exons ATGGAGGGGGTTCCAGAGGGGGTGTGGGCTGCGATCCTGGACAACCCAGACTTACCAG GTCTGGAATTtggtgtttggaaaatgggaggCGGCAGCAGTACTGaacttgtggtggaacaggagaGGAGACCAGAGCTCCTTAAAGAACAATGGAGGAATGTTGTGTGGAACCCTAG CACAAGAAAGGACCTTGTGAAATACATACAGGATTACAAGCCCCTTATTGATTCAGTGCCTCAGGCTCGGATTCTTCTCATTGGTCAGATTACAGCTGGAAAATCAAGCTTCTTCAACTCCATCAACTCTATCTTCCGTGGCAACATAACAAGCCAAGCTGACGTAGGATTTGTAGGAACAAGCCTGACCTTGAAG TATCGCACTTACGAGGTGAAGGCAGGTCGAGAAGGACAGCCTCTGGGATTCCTCCTGTGTGACACCATGGGATTGGAGGCAACTGCGAATGGAGGGGTGAAAACTGAAGATATTGAGAGGATCCTGAATGGCTACATACCGGACGATTACCAG TTCAACCCTgcatcaccatggcaacctgGTGCTGGTCAGACAGAGTTACAAATTAAGGACAGGATCCACTGTGTGGTGTATGTGATAGACAGCTCAACATTAGGAATTATGGCTACAGAAATGAAGAAGAAAGTTGATGAAATCCGAAAGAAAACTAGTTTTCAAG ATGTGCCTCTATTGGTGCTACTGACCCATGTGGACAGAGCGTGCCCGCATGTGGAAAAGGACTTGAAGAAGGTGTATCACAGCTGCTACATAAAGGATATG atcTACAGAGCTAGCGGGTGTCTGGGCATCCGACCATCAAATGTGATTCCAGTGAAGAATTACCATGATGAGAGTGAGCTGAATAATACCTGTGACATCCTGCTCCTCAAGGCCATGAAGCAGATGCTGgactttgctgacaattactttgacaacT GTCAGAAAGTTGGTGTTGGGAAAATGGGAAGTGGGAGCAGTACCCCAGTGACAGAGGAGAACAAACCAGAGCTCCTTGGTAAAGCTTGGAGGGATGTTGTGTGGGACCACAG CACACGAACTGATCTCAAGCAATACCTGCAAGATTACAAGCCCACTATCGATTCAGTGCCTCAGGCTCGGATTCTTCTAATTGGTCATATTACAGCTGGAAAATCAAGCTTCTTCAACTCCATCAACTCTATCTTCCGTGGCAACATTACAAGCCAAGCTGCAGTAGGAGAAATGAAAACCAGCCTGACCTTGAAG TATCACACTTACCAGGTGAAAGCGGGCCGAGGCGGACAGCCTCTGGGATTCCTACTGTGTGACACCATGGGACTGGAAGCAAGGGAGGATGGAGGGGTGAGAACTGAAGATATTGAGAGCATCCTGAAGGGCCACGTTCCAGACAAGTACCAG ttcaaCCCTGTGCAGCCAATGAAAGCTGATAACTATCAGGCATGGAGCACATTGGCTCTTAAGGACAGGATCCACTGTGTGGTGTATGTGATGGACGCCTCCACAACTGGAATTGTGGACCAAGGAATGAAGAATAAAATTGATGAAATCAGAAAGAGAACTAACTCGGCAG AGGTCCCTCTATTGGTGCTACTGACCCATGTGGACAAAGCGTGCCCGCATGTGGAAGAGGACTTGAAGAAGGTGTATCACAGCTGCTACATAAAGGATATG atcTACAGAGCTAGCGGGTGTCTGGGCATCTTACCATCAAATGTGATTCCAGTGAAGAATTACCATGATGAGAGTGAGCTGAATGACACCTGTGACATCCTGCTCCTCAAGGCCATGAAGCAGATGCTGgactttgctgacaattactttgacagctgggaggaagacacagagtag
- the LOC125721547 gene encoding uncharacterized protein LOC125721547 isoform X3 yields MGGGSSTELVVEQERRPELLKEQWRNVVWNPSTRKDLVKYIQDYKPLIDSVPQARILLIGQITAGKSSFFNSINSIFRGNITSQADVGFVGTSLTLKYRTYEVKAGREGQPLGFLLCDTMGLEATANGGVKTEDIERILNGYIPDDYQFNPASPWQPGAGQTELQIKDRIHCVVYVIDSSTLGIMATEMKKKVDEIRKKTSFQDVPLLVLLTHVDRACPHVEKDLKKVYHSCYIKDMIYRASGCLGIRPSNVIPVKNYHDESELNNTCDILLLKAMKQMLDFADNYFDNCQKVGVGKMGSGSSTPVTEENKPELLGKAWRDVVWDHSTRTDLKQYLQDYKPTIDSVPQARILLIGHITAGKSSFFNSINSIFRGNITSQAAVGEMKTSLTLKYHTYQYHTYQVKAGRGGQPLGFLLCDTMGLEAREDGGVRTEDIESILKGHVPDKYQFNPVQPMKADNYQAWSTLALKDRIHCVVYVMDASTTGIVDQGMKNKIDEIRKRTNSAEVPLLVLLTHVDKACPHVEEDLKKVYHSCYIKDMIYRASGCLGILPSNVIPVKNYHDESELNDTCDILLLKAMKQMLDFADNYFDSWEEDTE; encoded by the exons atgggaggCGGCAGCAGTACTGaacttgtggtggaacaggagaGGAGACCAGAGCTCCTTAAAGAACAATGGAGGAATGTTGTGTGGAACCCTAG CACAAGAAAGGACCTTGTGAAATACATACAGGATTACAAGCCCCTTATTGATTCAGTGCCTCAGGCTCGGATTCTTCTCATTGGTCAGATTACAGCTGGAAAATCAAGCTTCTTCAACTCCATCAACTCTATCTTCCGTGGCAACATAACAAGCCAAGCTGACGTAGGATTTGTAGGAACAAGCCTGACCTTGAAG TATCGCACTTACGAGGTGAAGGCAGGTCGAGAAGGACAGCCTCTGGGATTCCTCCTGTGTGACACCATGGGATTGGAGGCAACTGCGAATGGAGGGGTGAAAACTGAAGATATTGAGAGGATCCTGAATGGCTACATACCGGACGATTACCAG TTCAACCCTgcatcaccatggcaacctgGTGCTGGTCAGACAGAGTTACAAATTAAGGACAGGATCCACTGTGTGGTGTATGTGATAGACAGCTCAACATTAGGAATTATGGCTACAGAAATGAAGAAGAAAGTTGATGAAATCCGAAAGAAAACTAGTTTTCAAG ATGTGCCTCTATTGGTGCTACTGACCCATGTGGACAGAGCGTGCCCGCATGTGGAAAAGGACTTGAAGAAGGTGTATCACAGCTGCTACATAAAGGATATG atcTACAGAGCTAGCGGGTGTCTGGGCATCCGACCATCAAATGTGATTCCAGTGAAGAATTACCATGATGAGAGTGAGCTGAATAATACCTGTGACATCCTGCTCCTCAAGGCCATGAAGCAGATGCTGgactttgctgacaattactttgacaacT GTCAGAAAGTTGGTGTTGGGAAAATGGGAAGTGGGAGCAGTACCCCAGTGACAGAGGAGAACAAACCAGAGCTCCTTGGTAAAGCTTGGAGGGATGTTGTGTGGGACCACAG CACACGAACTGATCTCAAGCAATACCTGCAAGATTACAAGCCCACTATCGATTCAGTGCCTCAGGCTCGGATTCTTCTAATTGGTCATATTACAGCTGGAAAATCAAGCTTCTTCAACTCCATCAACTCTATCTTCCGTGGCAACATTACAAGCCAAGCTGCAGTAGGAGAAATGAAAACCAGCCTGACCTTGAAG TATCACACTTACCAG TATCACACTTACCAGGTGAAAGCGGGCCGAGGCGGACAGCCTCTGGGATTCCTACTGTGTGACACCATGGGACTGGAAGCAAGGGAGGATGGAGGGGTGAGAACTGAAGATATTGAGAGCATCCTGAAGGGCCACGTTCCAGACAAGTACCAG ttcaaCCCTGTGCAGCCAATGAAAGCTGATAACTATCAGGCATGGAGCACATTGGCTCTTAAGGACAGGATCCACTGTGTGGTGTATGTGATGGACGCCTCCACAACTGGAATTGTGGACCAAGGAATGAAGAATAAAATTGATGAAATCAGAAAGAGAACTAACTCGGCAG AGGTCCCTCTATTGGTGCTACTGACCCATGTGGACAAAGCGTGCCCGCATGTGGAAGAGGACTTGAAGAAGGTGTATCACAGCTGCTACATAAAGGATATG atcTACAGAGCTAGCGGGTGTCTGGGCATCTTACCATCAAATGTGATTCCAGTGAAGAATTACCATGATGAGAGTGAGCTGAATGACACCTGTGACATCCTGCTCCTCAAGGCCATGAAGCAGATGCTGgactttgctgacaattactttgacagctgggaggaagacacagagtag